The following coding sequences lie in one Maylandia zebra isolate NMK-2024a linkage group LG14, Mzebra_GT3a, whole genome shotgun sequence genomic window:
- the LOC101465681 gene encoding olfactory receptor 1500-like — protein MKYTNITTIKEFIIIGFPGLPPEYYGPVSVLLLLVFLAIVIGNGFTIAVIIFERTLHKPIYVIFSNLAMTDICFGVVTLPKIIARYWWNDMITSFGACFTQMYFVHSLGAIQSLNLLMMALDRFVAIWFPFKYPILFTNKAVAIACTMCWVLTFIRLLGIVLHALTLPYCDQNIIMQCYCDHISITRLGCGDGLAYVNSVALANAMVTLLVPLTFIILSYFSVIIAVLRMSQTERRHKVLSTCAPQLFITCLYYVPRCFVYLANVLGFNFNLVIRIIITMMYSLIPAAVNPIIYCFKTKDIKNVLMRRFKKGKVSEKGGRGWSSRSQGQECQGTRGSRKLP, from the exons ATGAAATACACCAATATTACCACTATAAAAGAGTTCATTATTATTGGATTTCCTGGACTTCCTCCTGAATATTATGGTCCAGtgtctgttcttcttcttcttgttttcctTGCTATTGTAATTGGAAATGGTTTCACTATAGCTGTTATCATTTTTGAGCGGACTCTGCACAAACCAATATATGTGATCTTTTCTAACCTTGCAATGACAGACATCTGCTTTGGCGTGGTGACTCTTCCAAAAATCATAGCCAGATACTGGTGGAATGACATGATCACTTCTTTTGGAGCTTGTTTTACACAGATGTATTTTGTTCATTCTTTGGGAGCTATTCAGTCTTTAAACTTGCTGATGATGGCTTTGGATCGTTTTGTTGCCATATGGTTTCCATTCAAATATCCCATTTTATTTACAAACAAAGCAGTGGCTATTGCTTGCACCATGTGCTGGGTTTTAACATTTATACGTTTGCTGGGAATTGTGCTTCATGCCTTAACTTTACCTTACTGTGACCAGAATATTATCATGCAGTGTTACTGTGATCATATATCAATAACAAGGCTGGGTTGTGGTGATGGGCTGGCATATGTGAACAGTGTTGCACTTGCTAATGCAATGGTCACTCTCCTGGTTCCTTTAACATTCATAATTTTATcctatttttctgtcatcatagCTGTTCTGAGGATGTCTCAAACTGAGAGACGTCACAAAGTGCTGTCCACTTGTGCCCCTCAGCTCTTTATTACCTGCCTTTACTATGTGCCAAGATGCTTTGTTTATCTTGCTAATGTTTTAGGATTTAATTTTAATCTTGTTATTCGGATTATTATTACAATGATGTACAGCCTCATACCTGCTGCTGTTAATCCAATCATATACTGTTTCAAGACtaaagacattaaaaatgttttgatgcggagatttaaaaaaggaaaa GTTAGCGAAAAGGGAGGCCGCGGATGGAGCTCTCGCAGCCAAGGGCAGGAGTGCCAGGGGACCAGAGGCAGCAGGAAGTTGCCCTAG
- the LOC105941129 gene encoding protocadherin Fat 4-like yields the protein MSEELVLKFNGSDYIDYVIKEKFKRDYLMKEILDENLGLNRDQQTINIKFKTKHDGVLMFIRGQRAYIMLKIKDKKPVYIFEDALLGHLSDFSVDRPVADGVWHLLSLFSRGQNTFLSVDGKPVLNITGQSMDLTPLSVEKITLGAAPTRETVNQSGFSGCVQYFNVTGYSLPVSGHSIMVDVRPSSTLTQTNCSFPHFCLASGCSEKDGPSRTCLSHCQNHWTCEPGVQNNSCICLHNVTDHFCDICISTKDSHDHCSEMQGNLPLWLIAVVLPLIAILVIAVMCVGLYKVRHSHSRCQSASLPVKTEHGADNKAFSFDDKRKCTMPTEALSPEKGNRPDLMSTNQSKSSAEIYCDNSLSNVQPLPKSEVEYYEIGSICSAFHSDDTSLKLSWQKHLYSSKCVKADPKQWGDLRMLFAGYKKESSSDDKSSPKPQNVTLINEQLLNKFHSKQSQQTDSCYTKRFIQPEFLEPMQCLTFEEISKLNTPVKKTLHQSALKCAVTDQITMVDDSCDSETQGVLMCSESEFRQFSVVTGGNYIHDHSLRQQQNLPFNPESIPLGIFEQWENILNMHLPFSSYAPVFEDIACLSSEASNSNDMQSDIEEII from the exons ATGTCAGAGGAACTTGTTTTGAAATTTAATGGCAGTGACTACATTGATTATGTTATTAAGGAGAAATTTAAGAGAGACTACCTAATGAAAGAGATTTTGGATGAAAATTTGGGATTAAACAGAGACCAACAAACGATTAACATCAAGTTCAAGACCAAACATGATGGTGTGCTGATGTTTATCCGTGGACAGAGAGCATATATTATGCTGAAG ATAAAAGACAAGAAGCCTGTCTACATTTTTGAAGATGCACTTTTGGGACACCTGTCAGACTTCTCTGTGGACCGTCCTGTGGCTGATGGAGTTTGGCATCTCCTCTCCTTGTTCAGCAGGGGACAGAACACTTTCCTCTCTGTGGATGGTAAACCAGTTTTGAACATCACTGGCCAAAGTATGGATCTCACTCCACTTAGCGTAGAAAAGATCACTCTTGGTGCTGCTCCCACAAGAGAAACAGTCAATCAATCAG GGTTCAGTGGATGTGTGCAGTATTTCAATGTGACAGGTTACTCTCTGCCTGTCAGCGGACACAGCATAATGGTGGATGTCAGGCCAAGCTCTACTCTCACCCAGACCAACTGCAGCTTTCCGCATTTTTGCCTCGCTTCAGGATGCTCTGAGAAGGATGGTCCCAGCAGGACTTGTCTCTCACACTGTCAAAATCACTGGACATGTGAACCTGGTGTGCAGAACAACTcctgcatctgtttacacaatGTTACTGACCATTTCTGTGATATATGCATCTCCACAAAGGATAGCCATGATCACTGCTCTGAAATGCAAGGCAACCTGCCACTGTGGCTCATTGCTGTGGTTCTTCCTCTCATTGCCATTCTGGTGATTGCAGTAATGTGTGTTGGCCTTTACAAAGTAAGACATTCTCATTCAAGATGTCAGAGTGCGAGCTTACCAGTGAAAACAGAGCATGGGGCAGACAACAAAGCATTTTCGTTTGATGACAAACGAAAATGCACAATGCCCACAGAAGCTCTGTCACCAGAAAAAGGGAACAGACCTGACCTCATGAGTACCAATCAGTCAAAGTCAAGTGCAGAGATATACTGTGATAACAGTCTGTCAAATGTTCAGCCATTACCAAAGAGTGAGGTTGAGTATTATGAAATCGGCAGCATCTGTAGTGCATTTCATTCAGATGATACCTCACTGAAACTCAGCTGGCAGAAGCATCTATACAGCTCAAAATGTGTGAAAGCTGATCCGAAACAGTGGGGAGATttgaggatgctgtttgcaggATATAAGAAAGAAAGCTCTAGTGATGACAAAAGCTCCCCAAAGCCTCAAAATGTTACTTTGATAAATGAACAGTTGCTGAATAAGTTTCATTCAAAACAGTCCCAGCAGACAGATTCTTGTTACACAAAGAGATTCATACAGCCAGAATTCCTGGAGCCAATGCAATGTCTCACTTTTGAAGAAATTAGCAAGCTAAACACACCTGTGAAAAAAACATTGCATCAGTCAGCTCTGAAATGTGCAGTCACAGACCAAATCACAATGGTGGATGACTCATGTGATAGTGAAACACAAGGCGTGCTTATGTGCTCAGAGTCTGAGTTCAGACAGTTTTCTGTTGTCACTGGTGGGAATTACATACATGACCATTCATTAAGGCAACAACAGAACCTACCTTTCAACCCAGAGAGTATTCCCTTAGGTATATTTGAGCAGtgggaaaatattttaaatatgcacCTACCTTTTAGCAGCTATGCCCCTGTATTTGAAGATATTGCATGCCTATCCAGTGAAGCCAGTAATAGTAATGACATGCAAAGTGACATAGAAGAAATTATTTGA